In Candidatus Bathyarchaeota archaeon, the genomic stretch TCTTCTATTAAAATAGAAGCAATTTTAAAAGCTTTCTTTTTTTCTTCAAGCTCTTTTAAAAAACTGTTTAATAATTCATTTTTAACCAATAAATAAAATGATGGTTGAAACGTTTTATCATAAATTACTACTCTCTCATTTTTATCGTTAATTCCCCATAATCTAATTACAGTTTTACCATCTTCTTCTCCTCTATCTATATCGAGAAGCCAGAAATTAACTTTCAAAATTAATCTCCTCGGTTAAGCTTTTATAAAATAAAAGCGCATTCAAACCCCCCTCATAATAATTTTTAATTTCCTTCACAAATTTAAATCCATGCTTTTTATAGAAACTAATAGCTGCAACATTACTTTCATTAACCTCTAATTTAACAAATAAAATTTTAGCTTTCTTCATTAAGTTTAAAATCTCTCTTAAAAGAGTTGAACCAACCCCTTTTCTTCTAAACTTTGGGTGAACCGCTAAAGAGATTATGTGTCCACTTCTATTTTTTAACGAAGCTATTATATATCCAATCAATTCTTCATAGCTTAAGCAAACTAAAAATAAAATAGATGAATCGCTTAGAAAACTATCAAATAAATATTTGGGGTAAGGATTCTTAAAAGAAAGCAATTCTATTGCATAAACTTGATTTAAATCCTCTTTCTTCGCTCTTCTTATTGAAAGCAACATTTTTCTAATTTAATAACTGATAAAACTCTTTTTTTTAACTCTAAAGGTTTTTGCTGCATTCTATTTATATAAAGGAAAACTTATTGCTAAGGTTATTCTTTACAGTAGGGAAGTTGTAAAAAATAAGGTTAAACGAAATCTTTATAAGCTTATATGAAAGCCATTTTTTAAAAGATGTTATTTTTAGCTTTTAAAATGGTTAAGAGGATTTAAAATGAGTGAGCAAAAACAAGAGAGGTGGGGAATAGCCCATATTTACTCTTCATTTAATAATACTATAGTTCATATAACTGATCTTAGCGGGGCTGAAACTATTGCTTTAAGCTCTGGCGGAAAACATGTTAAAGCAGATAGGTTAAAACCCACTCCTTATGCAGCGATGCAAGCAGCAGCTGCAGCAGCTCAAATAGCTAAAGATAAGGGAATTGTAGGGTTGCATATTAAGGTTAGAGCTCCAGGCGGACCCGGTCCTAAAACTCCCGGTCCAGGTGCTCAAGCAGCTATAAGAATGCTTGCTCGATCAGGATTTAAAATAGGACGGATTGAAGATGTAACGCCTATTCCTCATGATGGAACAAGAAGACCTGGGGGAAGACGAGGTAGACGGGTGTAAAAAACTTTTATTGCTTTATGAAGGTTTATACTTTAATATAGCTGCTGCTCCACCGAAAGATTCTTTAAGCATAACGCCTTCCTCTGTTTCTATTGATATAATTTCTACAGCAGCTTCAGCTTTCTCTCCTAAATTAATAAACTCATCTATTATATCTATAATTTCGGTTATTGAAAGCGTTAAGTTTAAGCATTTAGGGCATTTCGCGTTCATTAAATCCTGCTCTATTTTAGGTAATTCATATGGTTCAATTGATTGACTTTCTTCATAACCGCAGTTTTTGCATTTTATTGTTACACGTTTTTTGTTAAGCTTTTCAGATAAAAGAAGAAGCGCAACTGAATTGCTTTGTAAATGCTTTCTAATCTCGTTTTCCCCGTAAGCTGCAAGTCCAGTATCGTGGCCCACTTCATATAGAAACCTTTGAACAAGCTTTTTTTCTTGGCTATATCTTACATTCTTTAAAATCTCTGAGCTTTTATTTACGACCTCTTCTAAACCGCTTTCCCCAACATAAGATGTATCTATAACTCCTAAAATCTTGTTTTTAAGCATATAATTTAAATGATCGCCTTCAATAAAATCATGTTTTGTTGGTCCAGGACCACCTATTATAATTCCTTTTAAATCTTTAATTTCTCCAAAAATCTCGTTAATATGAGCTCCAACTCTTCTAAAATAATTGTTTATTTCCATTTCTCTAATTCTTTCAAATCTTCTAGCTGATTGCCCGCCTGTTCTATGTTTTCCTCCAACACCAGATGTATATTCACCTAAAATTTCCATTCTTCTACCTTTTAAAGCTGCTACAGCAGCTTCACTAGCGTCAATTACAATTATTCCATAAGTTTCTTTCTCTTTTAAAATTTCAAATAAAGGCTCTATGTGAAAATGATCATCGCACCTATATAAGTAAATATTTATTGGCTCCGGTGGTTCTATCACGTAAAGCTCCATTTTTTCTGTTCCAGCTCCATTTTGAGGAATAGCCCCGCAAAAAATAACAAGGCCGTTTGGAGGAGGTGATTTAAACAATTTAAGGCGTTGAGTTACTTTTTCTAGAGCTTCTAAAACATTTTTTCTAGTTGTTCTAGACTTAATATTTGAAGCTGTTCCATATTCTTCCCTTAAATTATTTAAAACTTCATGAATTTTCCTATCTGGAGGTATATAAAGGGATATAAGCTCTGTGCCTCGCCCTCTTTTTAAAGATAATTCTTCAAGCAACCGTTTAAGCTTAAATCTTGAAGTGCTGTTTGAACTCATAGTTTTCCCTACTTTAAATATTGTAAAAGGTATTTAATTCTCTAGCTTATTAATAATTTTAGGAAAATTTAAAAAGCAAGATTTTACCTTCCTTTTTAAAAAGTGATTTAGTTATGAAGATTGTTGTTAAACTAGGCGGTTTTGCTTTCCCATTAAAAATTGATGAAGAAGTAATTAAAGCTTTCGCCTTAAAGTTTAAGGAGATTTATAAAGCAGGTCATAAATTAGCGATTGTAACTGGAGGAGGGGAAGCTGCTAGAGTTTATATTAACGCTGCTAGAAATTTAGGGGCATCTGAAAGTTTTTGCGATCAACTTGGAATTTTAGTAAGCAGGTTAAACGCTAAATTAATTTTAACAAGCTTAAATGATTTAGCTGCTTTTAAAATTCCAGAAAGCTTAGAAGAATTTCAAAACCTTTTCTCTTTAGGGAAAATTGTGGTAATGGGTGGGCTTCAACCTGGCCATTCAACTAATGCTGTAGCTGCTTTAATAGCTGAATTAATTAAAGCTGACCTCCTTATTAATGTTACAGATGTTGATGGTGTTTATACTAAAGATCCAAAGGAGGATCCTAAAGCAAAATTGTTAAATAAAGTTACTGTAAAGCAGCTTCAAGAAATTCTTTCTTTAAATGAAATGAAAGCTGGAAAGTATAAGCTTTTAGATTTATTAGCTTTAAAAATAATTGAGCGTTCAAAGATTCCTACGTGGATAATTAACGGGAAAGACCCATCTAACTTAATTAAAGCTATTAAAGGAGAGAAAATAGGAACAAAAATATTGAGTTAAAGGTTTAAAATGAAGGTTTTTAAAGAAGATTTAAAGCATGGATTACTTGTTTTAATGGTAACTAACTTAAATGATTTATGGGTTTTATACAGCATCATCGAAGAAGGAGATTTAATTCACGCTAAAACAACAAGAGAATTTAAAGTAGATAGAGTTGGGAGGTCATCTAGCAAAAGAATCCCAATTTTTATTCAGTTAAAAGTTAAAAACGTTTATTTTGATGAAGAAATGAAAAGGTTGAGAATTCATGGAATAATTACAGATGCTCCTGAAGAATTTAATGTGAAAGGTGCTCACCATACAATAAGCTTAATGGAAGGATCTAAAATATCTATTATAAAAGAGAATTGGAGTAAATATCATTTAGAAAGAATTAAAAAAGCTTTAATGAAAGATGAACCTATAATAATTTTAGCTATGGATTCTGATGAATGCTGCATAGCAATAGTCAAAGATTATGGAATAAATGTTGAAGCTGAAATTAAATCTTTAATTTCTGGAAAATTAAGCTTTAATGAAAGAGAAGAGGAAGTGAAAAAATATTTTTCAACAATTTTAAATGCTTTATCTTTCTCTTTATCTAAATTTGATTGCAAAATTATAGTTGTTGGACCTGGATTTACAAAAGAAGAGTTTATGAAGTTTTTGAAAGTTAAAAAAAGCGATTTAATAAGTAAAGTTGCAGCAGTAAATAATGTAAGCTCAAGTGGTTTAGCTGGAGTTTATGAAGCTTTAAGAGTTGGAATAGTGAATAATGTTTTAAAGAAATCTAAAATTGCTGAAGAAATAGCTTTAATAGAAGAGCTTTTAAAAACAATAGCTGTTAACGAGAATTTAGCTTCTTTTGGGGTTAATGAAGTAGAAGAAGATTGCGTCGCTGGAGCTGTAGAAAAACTTTTAATTTGCAACGATAAATTTATTGGTTCTAAACTTGAAGAAAGAGAAAGGCTTGAAAAATTAATGAAGATTACTGAAGATAAAGGCGGTAAAGTATTTTTAATAAACGGTAATCATGAAGGAGGAAAAAAATTGATGTCGATCGGCGGAGTAGCAGCTTTTTTAAGATACCCTAAATATAAAGCTGGGTAAACGGTGGATTAATTGAAAAATAAGCATTCAGCTGATAAACCTATAAAATTGTTTGATGAAATAGAAGTTATATATGATTCTGATACATGGAATCTTTTGAAAAAGCTTAGAGAGGAATCTAAAAAAGTTATGAATGCTTTGCAAGCAGCTGGGTTAAAGGCGATGGTTCATGGAAGCGTTGCTCGAGGCGATGTGGATGCTTATAGCGATATAGATATAATTATCCCTTATGTTACGCCATCTCATAAAATTGAAGCTGCTTTAACTTTTAACAACTTTATTATATACTTTAAAAAAATGAGTCAAGCAACACCAAGCCATACAATTAAAGCTCACTTGTATTTAGATCCTTTTGAAAAAACTTCAGTAACTTTTCCATTAATTCCATTTAAAGATTTAGAGCTTGAATTCTATAAGTTTGGAGGTTTAGCAAGCTTAAATGATTTAATTATAAATAAAAGAGTTCCTGGATGCAGTAAAAAGTTAACTTTTATTGAGCCAACTTTAAAAGGCCATAAAGAATTCTCTATAATTGGAAGAGAAAGCGAAGTTGCTAAAAGATTAAATGTTAGCGTTGATATAATAATTGAGCGGGTTAGAGTTTTAACTAGAAGAGATAAAGTTGGGAGAACCGGAGTATTTTTGGATAAAAAATTAAAAATCGATGAATCTTTTGAGCATGCATTAAAAAAATTGATGGACAGCAACCCTGCTATTAGAAGAGCTTGCACTTCAAGATTAAATTAAATAAAAAAGAGGGTTAAAGCAATTGGATGAAATTTTAACAACATTAATTTTTTATTTTGTTTTTTGGGTTATAGCTTACGCTTTTGGAAAAATCTTTAAAACCTATGAAAAAGGCTTAACTATAAAACCTTTATACTTAAATTATAAAACTACTAAGCTGAACAATGTATTAATGAAGGTTTCTAAAAAAGCTAGAAATGCTTGGTTAATTGCATGGAATATTAGTGTAGCTTTAGCTTTTGGACAAATGGTTTTTATAATTTACAATTTAACAAAAAACTTTTATTTTTTAATTAATAAATCAACTCAAGCATCTCAAGTATTTCTTCTTTTACCTGGGTTAACTGTAAGCTGGAAT encodes the following:
- the rimI gene encoding ribosomal protein S18-alanine N-acetyltransferase gives rise to the protein MLLSIRRAKKEDLNQVYAIELLSFKNPYPKYLFDSFLSDSSILFLVCLSYEELIGYIIASLKNRSGHIISLAVHPKFRRKGVGSTLLREILNLMKKAKILFVKLEVNESNVAAISFYKKHGFKFVKEIKNYYEGGLNALLFYKSLTEEINFES
- a CDS encoding mRNA surveillance protein pelota gives rise to the protein MKVFKEDLKHGLLVLMVTNLNDLWVLYSIIEEGDLIHAKTTREFKVDRVGRSSSKRIPIFIQLKVKNVYFDEEMKRLRIHGIITDAPEEFNVKGAHHTISLMEGSKISIIKENWSKYHLERIKKALMKDEPIIILAMDSDECCIAIVKDYGINVEAEIKSLISGKLSFNEREEEVKKYFSTILNALSFSLSKFDCKIIVVGPGFTKEEFMKFLKVKKSDLISKVAAVNNVSSSGLAGVYEALRVGIVNNVLKKSKIAEEIALIEELLKTIAVNENLASFGVNEVEEDCVAGAVEKLLICNDKFIGSKLEERERLEKLMKITEDKGGKVFLINGNHEGGKKLMSIGGVAAFLRYPKYKAG
- a CDS encoding 30S ribosomal protein S11, with product MSEQKQERWGIAHIYSSFNNTIVHITDLSGAETIALSSGGKHVKADRLKPTPYAAMQAAAAAAQIAKDKGIVGLHIKVRAPGGPGPKTPGPGAQAAIRMLARSGFKIGRIEDVTPIPHDGTRRPGGRRGRRV
- the prf1 gene encoding peptide chain release factor aRF-1 produces the protein MSSNSTSRFKLKRLLEELSLKRGRGTELISLYIPPDRKIHEVLNNLREEYGTASNIKSRTTRKNVLEALEKVTQRLKLFKSPPPNGLVIFCGAIPQNGAGTEKMELYVIEPPEPINIYLYRCDDHFHIEPLFEILKEKETYGIIVIDASEAAVAALKGRRMEILGEYTSGVGGKHRTGGQSARRFERIREMEINNYFRRVGAHINEIFGEIKDLKGIIIGGPGPTKHDFIEGDHLNYMLKNKILGVIDTSYVGESGLEEVVNKSSEILKNVRYSQEKKLVQRFLYEVGHDTGLAAYGENEIRKHLQSNSVALLLLSEKLNKKRVTIKCKNCGYEESQSIEPYELPKIEQDLMNAKCPKCLNLTLSITEIIDIIDEFINLGEKAEAAVEIISIETEEGVMLKESFGGAAAILKYKPS
- the pyrH gene encoding UMP kinase — encoded protein: MKIVVKLGGFAFPLKIDEEVIKAFALKFKEIYKAGHKLAIVTGGGEAARVYINAARNLGASESFCDQLGILVSRLNAKLILTSLNDLAAFKIPESLEEFQNLFSLGKIVVMGGLQPGHSTNAVAALIAELIKADLLINVTDVDGVYTKDPKEDPKAKLLNKVTVKQLQEILSLNEMKAGKYKLLDLLALKIIERSKIPTWIINGKDPSNLIKAIKGEKIGTKILS
- a CDS encoding nucleotidyltransferase domain-containing protein, producing MKNKHSADKPIKLFDEIEVIYDSDTWNLLKKLREESKKVMNALQAAGLKAMVHGSVARGDVDAYSDIDIIIPYVTPSHKIEAALTFNNFIIYFKKMSQATPSHTIKAHLYLDPFEKTSVTFPLIPFKDLELEFYKFGGLASLNDLIINKRVPGCSKKLTFIEPTLKGHKEFSIIGRESEVAKRLNVSVDIIIERVRVLTRRDKVGRTGVFLDKKLKIDESFEHALKKLMDSNPAIRRACTSRLN